One window from the genome of Dyadobacter sp. CECT 9275 encodes:
- a CDS encoding toprim domain-containing protein: MDKDHADSIAITKILDKLQIKADYTGKSKALYRCPISKEQKPRFWVYFKTNTWYDYTLSIGGDLRDFAFQYLKYTAEANTPADVTRWISNLNNERFCTLQPGNNSGEEISGTAQTVLSIKSAAPIGFIGLIRYLESLGIPVSTAQRFTKELKVFNRTTGRTFIALGVKNESDGYQLHNPLFNGFIHPGGITFFRGTNPKSRQIHVFKNIFDFLSVLAHLNRETWEHDTIILHESSNVVIAAPYIKNYSYKALYSWMDNDKAGRQAAMLLSELLKAEPALRHIKMNAMYAPHKNVSEWHRNNLPLKGI, encoded by the coding sequence ATGGACAAGGACCATGCCGATAGTATAGCCATAACTAAAATTCTCGACAAGCTTCAAATCAAAGCGGATTATACGGGAAAGTCAAAGGCGTTATACCGCTGCCCGATCAGTAAAGAACAAAAACCGCGTTTCTGGGTCTATTTCAAGACGAATACATGGTATGACTATACCCTGTCAATCGGCGGAGATTTGAGGGATTTTGCCTTTCAGTATCTGAAATACACTGCAGAAGCAAATACGCCCGCTGATGTAACACGATGGATTTCCAATCTGAACAATGAGCGGTTCTGCACACTGCAACCAGGCAACAATTCTGGTGAAGAAATCAGCGGAACCGCTCAAACAGTTTTGAGCATCAAATCGGCTGCTCCAATTGGCTTCATCGGGCTGATCAGGTACCTGGAAAGCCTGGGTATCCCTGTCTCAACCGCACAGCGATTTACGAAGGAATTGAAAGTCTTTAACCGCACTACCGGCAGAACGTTTATAGCCCTGGGTGTAAAAAACGAAAGCGACGGTTACCAGCTTCATAACCCACTTTTTAATGGGTTTATCCATCCAGGTGGTATTACATTCTTTCGCGGAACAAATCCGAAGTCCAGACAAATACACGTTTTCAAAAATATCTTCGATTTCCTGTCGGTGCTTGCGCATCTTAACCGCGAAACATGGGAGCATGACACAATCATATTGCACGAGAGCAGCAACGTCGTAATTGCAGCCCCTTACATCAAAAATTACAGCTACAAGGCCCTGTATAGCTGGATGGACAATGATAAGGCCGGACGACAGGCAGCCATGCTTTTAAGCGAGCTGCTGAAAGCGGAACCAGCGCTTCGGCATATCAAGATGAACGCGATGTATGCGCCACACAAGAATGTAAGCGAATGGCACAGAAATAACCTGCCTTTGAAGGGAATTTGA
- a CDS encoding cold-shock protein: MNKGSVKFSNDTKGIGFISLEHGGNDVFVHTTGLSDDIRENDSVSYEVEEGRKGLNAVNVSIS; the protein is encoded by the coding sequence ATGAACAAGGGGTCTGTTAAGTTTTCTAATGACACCAAAGGTATTGGGTTTATATCTCTGGAACATGGTGGAAATGATGTTTTTGTACACACTACGGGTCTCAGCGACGACATACGCGAGAACGACAGTGTGTCTTACGAAGTTGAAGAAGGAAGAAAAGGCCTGAACGCAGTTAATGTTTCCATTAGCTAA
- a CDS encoding lysophospholipid acyltransferase family protein, producing MKSIINRLLRSTWQTVVQLLTQLPVTLFSKALLCLTIILSAILYFLLRFVLRYRKAVIQKNLISSFPAKSAGEIHKLMSAYYRHMSDLLLEPFLFYLAPGTLRKRLANYINPEVLQLLYKDRRSVIAFASHYGNWEYLINLPEVTDYPVYTAYSPIKSRPLDSLMIRLRSFLGVRLIPKKGFYRQALVLLRQTAIPNLLVVIADQRPAPGNDKFHISFLEQETAVQTGGERMAVLSHAAIVYVESRKKSQFSYEFTFRLMENPDRSTPLSITKTYYHFLEKSIKCTPTYWLWSHNRWRIPSANAIHASQIT from the coding sequence ATGAAATCTATCATCAACCGGCTCCTAAGATCGACTTGGCAGACTGTGGTACAGCTACTGACCCAGCTTCCAGTTACGCTTTTTAGTAAGGCGCTGCTTTGCTTAACGATAATTCTTTCGGCGATTCTTTACTTTTTGCTTCGGTTCGTATTGCGGTACCGGAAAGCGGTTATCCAAAAGAATCTGATAAGTTCATTTCCGGCCAAATCTGCCGGTGAGATCCATAAGCTTATGAGCGCTTATTACCGTCACATGAGTGACCTGCTGCTTGAACCTTTTTTGTTTTACTTGGCACCGGGCACGCTCAGAAAACGCCTGGCCAATTACATAAACCCCGAAGTCTTGCAGTTGCTTTACAAAGACCGCCGGTCTGTCATTGCCTTTGCATCACACTACGGAAACTGGGAGTACCTAATTAATCTCCCAGAAGTGACCGACTATCCGGTCTACACCGCGTATTCACCCATCAAAAGTAGGCCTCTGGACAGTTTGATGATCAGACTGCGTTCATTTCTGGGTGTCAGGCTGATTCCCAAAAAGGGGTTCTACCGACAGGCGTTGGTGCTGTTGCGGCAAACTGCTATCCCAAATTTGCTGGTGGTCATTGCGGATCAGCGCCCTGCGCCGGGAAACGACAAATTCCATATTTCGTTTTTGGAACAGGAAACTGCCGTTCAAACAGGCGGGGAGAGGATGGCAGTGTTATCACATGCAGCAATCGTGTATGTCGAATCACGAAAAAAATCGCAGTTCAGTTATGAGTTTACATTTCGGCTGATGGAAAATCCGGACCGGTCAACACCCCTAAGCATCACCAAGACCTACTACCATTTTCTTGAAAAGAGCATTAAGTGTACACCAACTTATTGGCTGTGGTCACACAACCGGTGGAGGATTCCGTCAGCCAATGCAATCCACGCATCTCAAATTACTTAA
- a CDS encoding DUF6876 family protein — MENKDAIHLSQTLRTFTGTVNWYRHQLFRQFTYTDGIQFLATEAQCYWLIDRIFALQYEQPAVKIEPFQVWELTVNPDQTAMLTCGNGNDDTVYSEHISYTDFKLPKIRLFLTDSVLLLPTEY; from the coding sequence ATGGAAAACAAAGACGCCATCCACCTGTCACAGACTTTGAGAACCTTCACAGGAACGGTGAACTGGTACAGACACCAGCTCTTTCGTCAGTTCACCTATACCGACGGTATTCAATTCCTGGCCACCGAAGCACAATGTTACTGGCTCATAGACCGGATTTTCGCCCTTCAATATGAACAGCCAGCAGTTAAAATCGAACCTTTCCAGGTCTGGGAGCTTACAGTCAACCCAGATCAGACCGCGATGCTTACCTGCGGAAACGGCAACGATGACACCGTTTATTCAGAGCATATCAGCTATACGGATTTCAAACTTCCTAAAATCCGACTGTTTTTGACAGACAGTGTCCTTCTGCTTCCGACAGAATACTAA
- a CDS encoding DUF3991 and TOPRIM domain-containing protein yields MTHKNDFAFFKESINLGQYAAAQGYELDSRKSTRSSLVMRHNNGDKIIISRKADTWIYFSVRDNQDNGTIVDFIQRRTGKTLPEIAEHLAGWESHGQTLSHYNVPDVKEQVYDRQRILKAFQRMKPIITHPYLTDERKIPSQVLVNERFRGKIFQDYYGNVVFPHQDGQGICGLELKNHDKGVFMRGSEKALWLGAIEPSDTTLVLAESPIDALSHYTLFKPVNTAYAAVSGGMRDKQFEFLVSVIAKMPLLEQIVLAVDNDAGGNSIAERIEEFIGNKFTKRVIRHVPQEIGADWNQVLKMAL; encoded by the coding sequence ATGACCCATAAAAATGACTTTGCCTTTTTCAAAGAATCCATCAACCTCGGCCAGTATGCCGCAGCGCAGGGTTATGAGCTGGATAGCAGAAAGTCTACCCGCAGCTCACTGGTTATGCGCCATAACAATGGTGATAAGATCATTATATCAAGAAAAGCAGATACCTGGATTTACTTTTCCGTCCGAGATAATCAGGACAACGGCACAATTGTCGATTTTATCCAAAGACGAACCGGAAAAACGCTGCCTGAAATCGCCGAACATCTGGCCGGATGGGAAAGCCACGGCCAGACTTTGTCACACTACAATGTGCCTGATGTGAAAGAACAGGTCTATGACAGGCAGCGTATTTTGAAAGCGTTTCAAAGAATGAAACCGATCATCACCCATCCTTATCTTACCGACGAGCGAAAAATTCCCTCACAAGTACTCGTAAACGAGCGCTTTCGCGGGAAGATTTTTCAGGACTATTACGGCAATGTTGTTTTTCCGCACCAGGACGGTCAGGGAATCTGCGGTCTCGAACTGAAAAACCACGACAAAGGCGTCTTTATGCGCGGCAGCGAAAAGGCGCTTTGGCTGGGAGCTATCGAGCCTTCAGATACTACTTTGGTATTAGCCGAAAGTCCTATCGATGCTTTAAGCCATTATACGCTTTTCAAACCGGTAAACACGGCTTACGCCGCTGTCTCCGGCGGCATGCGTGACAAGCAGTTTGAGTTTCTGGTAAGTGTGATAGCCAAAATGCCGCTGCTGGAACAAATCGTACTTGCAGTGGATAATGATGCTGGTGGCAATTCAATTGCTGAACGGATCGAGGAGTTTATCGGGAACAAATTTACTAAGCGGGTTATCCGACATGTTCCGCAGGAAATAGGTGCGGATTGGAATCAGGTTTTGAAAATGGCCCTATAA
- a CDS encoding tyrosine-type recombinase/integrase — protein MSNLKQFFGYADSEELISQDPTRRLTKERVGGREKPRKRFLNNQEIKTLSGILPRSTMRSEYQHLIWLLLATGCRVNEVLRMKWKHIDFEKRQLHIPSEHAKNTNSHDVYLSNFAVAQLRALEKTRTTDWLVPGRSERGPATRQVLTKQVTDRQKKPGAKSRVQDDQALVLPNGRWVIHDLRRTTATVMQELGIMPYIVKKCLNQKIEDKIVETYQRAQLKRQQQDAFKKMGAFLERSCQKRIKPEQIPGVAINSMI, from the coding sequence TTGTCCAACCTGAAGCAATTCTTCGGTTATGCGGATAGTGAAGAACTTATCAGCCAGGACCCTACACGCAGACTGACCAAGGAAAGGGTTGGCGGAAGAGAAAAGCCCCGCAAGCGATTTTTAAACAATCAGGAAATAAAAACACTCAGCGGGATTTTACCACGCTCCACCATGAGGTCTGAATACCAACATCTGATATGGTTACTTTTGGCGACAGGCTGCAGGGTAAATGAAGTTCTGCGCATGAAGTGGAAACACATTGATTTTGAGAAGCGGCAGTTGCACATCCCTTCTGAGCATGCCAAGAATACAAATAGCCATGACGTGTATCTTTCCAATTTTGCAGTTGCACAATTAAGAGCGCTTGAAAAGACAAGAACCACTGACTGGCTGGTACCAGGCCGGTCAGAGCGCGGGCCTGCCACCCGCCAGGTTTTAACCAAACAAGTAACAGACCGGCAAAAGAAACCGGGCGCAAAAAGCCGGGTTCAGGACGATCAGGCTTTGGTCCTACCCAATGGCCGCTGGGTCATCCATGATCTACGCCGCACAACGGCTACAGTGATGCAGGAACTGGGTATCATGCCGTATATCGTTAAAAAGTGTCTCAATCAAAAAATCGAAGACAAGATTGTCGAAACCTATCAACGTGCCCAGTTAAAGCGGCAACAGCAGGATGCTTTCAAAAAAATGGGTGCATTCCTGGAAAGAAGCTGTCAAAAGAGGATAAAACCTGAGCAGATTCCGGGTGTGGCGATCAATTCGATGATTTGA
- a CDS encoding helix-turn-helix transcriptional regulator — protein MSDQTRFSSVGFLRLPEILKLIPVSKATWWNGCRSGRFPKPYKLAPRITAWKACDIFDCIEKFKSSN, from the coding sequence ATGAGCGATCAGACTCGTTTTTCGTCCGTTGGATTTTTACGTCTGCCGGAAATTTTAAAACTGATTCCCGTAAGCAAAGCAACCTGGTGGAACGGTTGCAGGTCCGGACGTTTTCCAAAACCCTATAAGCTGGCACCACGCATCACGGCATGGAAAGCCTGTGATATTTTTGACTGTATCGAAAAATTCAAATCATCGAATTGA
- a CDS encoding response regulator: MRAPYAEPFLILSDIDLPYMNGIDLNSQLSTDIEIRRTGVPYLYLTNRATHELIIDVYSKLAQGYIIKPSSPKELISTLKAIMDYWQVCAMPS; this comes from the coding sequence ATGAGGGCTCCATATGCCGAACCTTTCCTGATACTTTCTGACATTGACCTTCCTTACATGAATGGCATCGATCTTAATTCACAGCTAAGCACCGACATTGAAATAAGGCGGACGGGTGTCCCCTACCTTTATCTAACGAACCGGGCAACTCACGAGCTGATCATCGACGTGTACAGCAAGCTGGCACAAGGCTACATCATTAAACCCAGTTCTCCAAAGGAGCTTATTTCGACGCTGAAAGCCATTATGGATTATTGGCAGGTATGCGCTATGCCCTCCTGA
- a CDS encoding phage integrase central domain-containing protein, whose protein sequence is MEPSCRLKDLTQREEKQKNTVRAVFDSWKTAELQNRKDKGKEIERAFEKDVFPLIGRKPIGEITRNDMKAILDRVLKRKAQSMGKPAFVQPEAILRLCG, encoded by the coding sequence ATGGAGCCCTCATGTAGGCTAAAAGATCTTACGCAGCGAGAGGAAAAACAAAAAAACACCGTAAGAGCTGTGTTTGACTCATGGAAGACAGCCGAGTTGCAAAACAGAAAGGATAAGGGAAAAGAAATAGAGCGGGCATTTGAAAAGGATGTCTTTCCACTCATCGGCAGAAAGCCAATTGGCGAGATCACACGGAATGACATGAAAGCCATTCTCGACCGCGTCCTTAAGCGTAAAGCCCAAAGTATGGGCAAACCGGCTTTTGTCCAACCTGAAGCAATTCTTCGGTTATGCGGATAG
- a CDS encoding JAB domain-containing protein, which yields MTEEIKSQFQASEIEITYRNKTPYHERVHVDASRIADKLFRSSWDSGKIELVEQFKIMLLDNRCNCLGISHISSGGINYCFADPKLIFGTALKAHASKLILAHNHPSGIAHPSEPDKVITSRIIEGAKLLELSILDHLILTRDGYYSFADNGLIPGLDHTGARHPSLLPG from the coding sequence ATGACAGAAGAAATCAAATCCCAATTCCAGGCATCTGAGATCGAAATCACCTACCGCAACAAAACTCCTTATCATGAAAGGGTGCATGTTGATGCCTCCCGGATCGCCGATAAGCTTTTCCGCAGCAGCTGGGATTCCGGCAAAATAGAGCTTGTAGAGCAGTTCAAGATCATGCTGCTGGATAATAGATGTAATTGTCTGGGCATTTCCCACATCAGTTCAGGCGGAATCAATTATTGTTTTGCTGACCCCAAGCTGATCTTTGGTACTGCGTTGAAAGCCCACGCGTCCAAACTGATCCTTGCCCATAACCATCCTTCCGGCATAGCCCACCCCAGTGAGCCTGATAAAGTCATTACATCCCGGATTATCGAGGGCGCAAAACTTCTTGAACTCTCGATCCTGGATCATTTAATCCTGACCAGAGATGGATATTATTCGTTTGCGGACAATGGCCTGATACCGGGACTTGATCACACTGGTGCCCGTCATCCTTCTCTTTTACCAGGCTAA
- a CDS encoding ArdC family protein, with protein sequence MKSSKPKKKTSRNQNQEDDLKIDTQPQTDIYSRVTNKILADLEKGNLTWRQPWSSGYLSTNVTLPLRWNDQPYSGINTILLWAAACEKNYTLSHWMTFKQALELKGSVIKGEKGTQIVYADHMIKEEESQDGQSETRKIPFLKTYTVFNVSQIKDLPAHYYNIPERKELNLAQRNQELETFFANTKADIYTGTNASYNQTTDRIQMPPFESFESAEGFYSTLGHEICHWTKHPTRLDRDFGRKHFGDQGYAKEELVAEIGSCYLSAILGIEPIPQEQHAAYIQHWLKALQDDKRLIFSAASHAQKAAEFVLAHST encoded by the coding sequence ATGAAATCCTCAAAACCTAAAAAGAAAACATCCAGAAACCAAAACCAGGAGGACGATCTGAAAATTGACACCCAGCCACAAACTGACATTTACAGCCGTGTTACCAACAAAATCCTGGCCGATCTTGAAAAAGGCAACTTGACTTGGCGTCAACCCTGGAGTTCAGGATATCTTTCCACAAACGTCACGCTGCCGCTTCGTTGGAACGACCAACCTTACAGCGGTATCAACACAATCCTTCTCTGGGCGGCAGCCTGTGAGAAAAACTACACGCTCTCCCACTGGATGACCTTTAAACAGGCCCTGGAGCTGAAAGGCTCGGTGATTAAAGGCGAGAAAGGAACCCAGATTGTCTATGCCGATCATATGATCAAAGAAGAAGAAAGTCAGGATGGTCAATCAGAAACCCGGAAAATTCCTTTCCTAAAAACCTATACGGTCTTCAACGTTTCACAAATCAAGGATTTACCAGCGCATTATTACAATATTCCGGAAAGAAAAGAGCTGAATCTCGCTCAACGTAATCAGGAACTCGAAACATTCTTTGCCAATACCAAGGCAGACATATACACCGGTACCAATGCGTCATACAACCAAACCACTGACCGCATTCAGATGCCACCGTTTGAAAGCTTTGAAAGTGCCGAAGGATTTTATTCCACGCTCGGACATGAAATTTGCCACTGGACAAAGCATCCCACACGCCTTGACCGGGATTTCGGCAGAAAACATTTCGGTGACCAAGGGTACGCCAAAGAAGAACTTGTCGCCGAAATCGGCTCCTGCTATCTCTCTGCAATACTGGGCATTGAGCCTATTCCACAAGAGCAACATGCAGCCTACATCCAGCATTGGTTGAAAGCTTTGCAGGATGACAAGCGTCTTATCTTTTCTGCTGCTTCCCATGCACAAAAGGCGGCTGAGTTTGTATTGGCTCATTCAACATGA